The DNA sequence CTGTCGCCTCAAGGCATTCCGTTAGGAGTTCTTAGGCGGGCGACGCCAGGGCGTCGGATAGGGCGACCAGCTGCCGAACGTCCGCGTCCAGGCTGTCGTCGTCCGGCATGGCTATCGCCAGGGCCTTGGACGCTGCGGGCTGCGCCTCGGCTGGGGCCTGCAACGCCCTTCTCCCTCGAGGACACGCCGGCCCCGCGCGAACAGGTCGCCGCCTGACGTCCGCCGGGCTGCCCGCGCACGCCCTGGCCGGGGCGTCGGTGCGTCGGCGTGTCGGTGCGTCGGCGCGTCAGCGCGTCAGGGCGTCCATGAGCAGGTCGACGAGCCGCTGGGCCTGCTCCCGGGTGCCGTACTGCGCGGAATGGGCGAGGCCACCCATGAGGAGCAGGAGGTCGTCGGGGGTGACATCGGTCCGCAGGCCGCCGTCCCGGGCGCCGGCCTCCAGGAGGGCGGCGACGGCGTCGGTCAGCAGTGCCCGGCTGTCGGCGTAGGGGTCGACGCCGGAGGCGATGACCGCGTCGAGTGCCGCGGCCATACCGCTCTTGGCCGTGACGTAGTCGAGGAAGTGTGCCATCCACCTGCGGGTCGCCTCGGCGGCCGGGTACTGGGCGAGGAGGTCGGTCGCCTGCTCGCAGACGCGGGTGAGCTGGTGCCGGTAGGCGGCGTCGACGAGCGCTTCCCGGGTCGGGAAGTGCCGGTAGAGGGTGCCGACCCCGACGCCCGCCTGCTTGGCGATGGCGGCCGGCGCGGTGTCCAGCCCCTGCTCGGCGAAGACGCGCGCGGCCACTTCCAGCAGACGTGCCCGGTTCTGCAGCGCATCGCTCCTGGTCCGGCGGGGGGCGGCGGACATAGGGGTTCCTCCGGTGGTCTGGCTCCGATTGCTTTCCGGAATGCGTTCCGTTTAACTGGTTTCCGGAACACATTCCGGAAACACCCTACCCGTGGAGACCGCCATGACCGCACCCTCCGACCAGGCCGTACGCCACTGGTTCATCACCGGAGCCTCCGGTGGCCTGGGCCGTCACCTCACCGAGCACGCCCTCCGCGGCGGCGACCGCGTCACGGCCACGGTCCGCCGCCCGGCGGCTCTGGAAGACCTGCGCGAGACCTACGGCGACCGGCTGACCGTCGAAATCCTCGATCTCACCCGCCCGGCCGACGTCGGCGAGGTGATCGACAGGACGCTGCGGTCCGAGCCGGTGGACATCGTCGTCAACAACGCCGGATACGCGGTCGTGGGCGCCGCCGAGGAGATGACCGTCGACCAGATCCGCGACCAGATCGAGGTCCTCCTGCTCGCTCCGATGCTGATCACCCGGGCTTTCCTGAAGCCGATGCGCGAGCAGGGCGGAGGCCGCATCATCCAGATCTCCAGCATGGGCGGCCAGATCGGCACCCCCACGCACAGCTCCTACCACGCGGGCAAGTGGGGGCTGGAAGGCTTCACCGAGAGCGTCAGCCGCGAAGTCTCCGACTTCGGCATCCGCCTCACCGTGGTCGAACCCGGCGCCACCCGCACCGGCTTCGCCTCGGCCCTGCGCTACACCACCGCATCGGCCGCCTACCGCGACACCGCCGTCGGCCGGACCCGGCGTCTGCTGGAGAGCGCCGACGAAAGCCTGTTCACCGGTGACCCGGCCAGGCTCGCCGCCGTCATCTACGACACCACCCGCCACCCGGACCCACCGCTGCGCCTCACTCTCGGTTCCGACACCTACGACGCCGTCCACGCCGCGCTGACCGAACGCCT is a window from the Streptomyces luomodiensis genome containing:
- a CDS encoding TetR/AcrR family transcriptional regulator, with the protein product MSAAPRRTRSDALQNRARLLEVAARVFAEQGLDTAPAAIAKQAGVGVGTLYRHFPTREALVDAAYRHQLTRVCEQATDLLAQYPAAEATRRWMAHFLDYVTAKSGMAAALDAVIASGVDPYADSRALLTDAVAALLEAGARDGGLRTDVTPDDLLLLMGGLAHSAQYGTREQAQRLVDLLMDALTR
- a CDS encoding SDR family oxidoreductase — protein: MTAPSDQAVRHWFITGASGGLGRHLTEHALRGGDRVTATVRRPAALEDLRETYGDRLTVEILDLTRPADVGEVIDRTLRSEPVDIVVNNAGYAVVGAAEEMTVDQIRDQIEVLLLAPMLITRAFLKPMREQGGGRIIQISSMGGQIGTPTHSSYHAGKWGLEGFTESVSREVSDFGIRLTVVEPGATRTGFASALRYTTASAAYRDTAVGRTRRLLESADESLFTGDPARLAAVIYDTTRHPDPPLRLTLGSDTYDAVHAALTERLAALETQKELAASVAFPR